A stretch of Plesiomonas shigelloides DNA encodes these proteins:
- the modC gene encoding molybdenum ABC transporter ATP-binding protein produces the protein MLQVDITHTLPDFSLQAAFTLPEEGIHGIIGHSGAGKSTLLRILAGLTPAQQGQIYCGEVCWQNGTQSLPPEQRSAGMVFQDSRLFHWLTVQENLQLAARFAKRNSPEPAQLAERLGFSALLDMPARALSGGQKQRVALARALMATPRWLLLDEPLSALDHHARQLLLDEIAALSRELALPMLYVSHTMEEVVTLCRQVVLLHQGRVEATGSPVSLFADPALSLAQHPDAAVLLETTVSGYDHDGRQILASCGGQTLRIPGDIRTDARLLLRVMAREVILSRAPLHGSSLQNALQCQVTCIGLPQQGMVMVQLSCAGQPLLARISYRALSQLDLHLHDTVLAYIKAAGLVDGGTV, from the coding sequence ATGTTGCAGGTTGATATCACGCATACGCTGCCGGATTTTAGCTTGCAGGCCGCCTTTACACTGCCGGAGGAGGGAATCCACGGCATCATCGGCCACAGCGGTGCCGGTAAAAGTACGTTGCTGCGCATTCTGGCGGGTCTAACTCCGGCGCAGCAAGGTCAGATCTACTGTGGCGAGGTGTGCTGGCAAAACGGCACGCAAAGTTTACCGCCCGAGCAGCGTTCGGCAGGCATGGTGTTTCAAGATAGCCGTTTGTTTCACTGGTTAACGGTACAGGAAAACCTGCAACTGGCCGCGCGTTTTGCGAAACGAAATAGCCCTGAACCGGCGCAATTGGCCGAGCGACTAGGGTTTAGCGCGTTGCTGGATATGCCCGCCCGAGCGTTATCCGGCGGGCAAAAACAGCGGGTGGCGCTGGCTCGCGCGTTGATGGCCACGCCACGCTGGTTGTTGCTCGATGAGCCTTTGTCAGCACTCGATCATCATGCACGTCAGCTTTTACTGGATGAGATTGCCGCCTTAAGTCGTGAACTGGCTTTGCCGATGTTGTATGTCAGCCATACGATGGAAGAGGTCGTCACGCTTTGTCGTCAGGTGGTGCTATTGCATCAAGGCCGCGTGGAAGCCACAGGCTCACCGGTGAGCTTATTTGCCGATCCGGCGCTATCACTGGCGCAGCACCCTGATGCGGCTGTGCTGCTCGAAACCACTGTCAGTGGTTATGATCATGATGGACGACAAATCTTAGCCAGCTGTGGCGGCCAAACTTTACGTATCCCCGGTGATATTCGAACGGATGCGCGTTTACTGCTGCGCGTGATGGCGCGGGAAGTGATCTTATCGCGCGCACCTTTGCACGGCTCAAGCCTGCAAAATGCCTTACAGTGCCAAGTGACTTGTATCGGTCTGCCGCAACAGGGCATGGTGATGGTGCAACTGAGCTGTGCCGGACAACCGTTGCTGGCACGTATTTCCTATCGCGCACTCAGTCAACTGGACTTGCATTTGCACGATACCGTATTGGCTTACATTAAAGCTGCCGGTTTGGTGGATGGAGGCACTGTCTAG
- the moeB gene encoding molybdopterin-synthase adenylyltransferase MoeB, whose translation MTHTDANSTPHAPSVTLSHEEELRYNRQIVLRECDFAGQEALKGASVLIVGLGGLGCAAAQYLAAAGVGHLTLLDFDHVSLSNLQRQTLHTDARIGQAKVTSAAQSLQSINPHVQLTPICAQLEDDDLSALIAQQQIVLDCTDNAPTRNQLNRLCAQHRVPLVSGAAIRMEGQVSVFTYAPGTPCYRCLSRLFGEHAGSCMENGILSPVVGLIGSLQATECIKLLTGMGTPLTGRLLLVDARMMQFREMKLNQNPQCDVCGGDAPL comes from the coding sequence ATGACGCATACTGATGCTAACTCAACACCACACGCCCCTAGCGTTACACTCAGCCACGAAGAAGAGCTGCGCTACAATCGGCAAATAGTGCTGCGCGAATGTGATTTTGCTGGGCAAGAAGCGCTAAAAGGCGCGTCTGTGCTGATTGTCGGTCTCGGTGGTTTGGGCTGCGCAGCAGCCCAATATCTGGCGGCGGCGGGTGTCGGTCACCTGACGCTGCTAGACTTTGATCATGTGTCTCTGTCTAACTTACAGCGGCAAACTCTGCATACTGACGCGCGGATCGGCCAAGCCAAAGTCACATCAGCCGCGCAGAGCCTGCAGAGCATCAATCCGCACGTGCAGCTGACGCCCATTTGCGCGCAATTAGAGGATGATGACTTATCTGCGCTAATTGCCCAGCAGCAGATTGTGTTGGATTGCACCGATAACGCGCCAACACGCAATCAACTCAATCGTCTGTGCGCGCAACATCGTGTGCCGTTGGTATCTGGCGCGGCGATTCGGATGGAAGGGCAAGTCAGCGTATTCACCTACGCGCCGGGTACGCCTTGCTATCGCTGTCTGAGCCGTCTGTTTGGTGAGCATGCCGGTAGCTGCATGGAAAATGGGATCTTATCGCCCGTGGTGGGACTGATTGGCAGCCTACAAGCGACCGAATGCATCAAGCTGCTCACGGGAATGGGAACGCCGTTAACCGGTCGTCTGCTGCTGGTGGATGCGCGGATGATGCAGTTTCGAGAGATGAAGCTTAATCAGAATCCGCAGTGTGATGTTTGTGGTGGCGATGCACCACTTTAA
- the moeA gene encoding molybdopterin molybdotransferase MoeA, whose amino-acid sequence MDCCSTPGLRTLSQALTLMLERVSCVCTPEQVSLEQALDRITARPVTSPLSVPPFDNSAMDGYAVRTAELAQQAEFPVAGKAFAGAPFTGEWPAGTCVRIMTGAAIPDGCDAVIMQEQTESTEQGIRFTAPVRLNQNIRRTGEDIRCGDAVVAQGEKLTLPHLPVLASLGIAQVEVCRRLKVAIFSTGDELREPGQPLENGQIYDSNRLTIRLMLEKLGCEILDLGIIADDPQALRNAFHQADNNADLVITSGGVSVGEADYTKEILDETGDIGFWKLAIKPGKPFAFGRLQHAWFCGLPGNPVSAAVTFYQLVQPLIAALSGHTAYQAPQRFQVRCDSNLKKTPGRLDFQRGILRSQVNPHTGQTELSVTSTGHQGSHVFSSFTGGNCFIVLEQERGAVTAGEWVTVEPFNALLGG is encoded by the coding sequence ATGGATTGCTGTTCTACCCCCGGTTTGCGTACCTTATCTCAGGCCCTGACACTGATGCTGGAGCGCGTTTCCTGCGTTTGTACCCCCGAGCAGGTATCTTTGGAGCAAGCGCTGGATCGGATCACCGCACGTCCCGTCACCTCTCCACTCAGCGTTCCGCCGTTTGATAACTCGGCGATGGATGGCTATGCCGTACGCACTGCTGAACTGGCACAACAGGCTGAATTCCCCGTAGCGGGCAAAGCGTTTGCTGGTGCACCGTTTACCGGAGAATGGCCTGCAGGCACGTGTGTCCGCATTATGACCGGTGCCGCCATTCCCGACGGCTGTGATGCAGTGATCATGCAAGAACAGACCGAAAGCACAGAGCAAGGTATTCGCTTCACCGCGCCGGTACGGCTGAACCAGAATATTCGCCGTACTGGCGAAGATATTCGTTGTGGCGATGCCGTGGTTGCCCAAGGTGAAAAGCTAACTTTGCCACATTTACCGGTATTGGCGTCTCTGGGTATTGCACAAGTCGAGGTGTGTCGCCGTCTGAAAGTGGCGATTTTCTCGACCGGCGATGAGCTGCGTGAACCGGGCCAACCGCTGGAAAATGGCCAGATTTACGATAGCAACCGTCTGACCATCCGTTTGATGCTGGAAAAGCTCGGTTGCGAGATCCTCGATTTGGGAATTATCGCTGACGATCCGCAAGCACTGCGTAACGCATTTCACCAAGCCGATAACAATGCCGATTTGGTGATCACCTCCGGCGGCGTATCCGTTGGCGAAGCGGATTACACCAAAGAAATTTTGGATGAAACTGGGGATATCGGTTTTTGGAAGCTGGCCATTAAACCGGGCAAACCCTTTGCCTTTGGTCGTTTACAGCACGCTTGGTTCTGTGGTTTACCGGGCAATCCGGTATCTGCGGCCGTCACCTTCTATCAACTGGTGCAGCCGCTGATTGCCGCCTTAAGTGGCCACACCGCTTACCAAGCGCCACAGCGTTTTCAGGTTCGCTGCGACAGCAACCTGAAAAAAACGCCGGGCCGACTGGATTTCCAACGCGGAATTTTGCGTAGCCAAGTGAATCCACACACCGGCCAAACTGAGTTGAGCGTCACCAGCACCGGTCATCAAGGCTCGCATGTATTTAGCTCATTTACCGGCGGTAACTGCTTTATCGTTCTGGAGCAAGAGCGCGGTGCGGTCACGGCCGGAGAATGGGTTACTGTCGAGCCGTTTAACGCCCTGTTGGGAGGCTGA
- the folE gene encoding GTP cyclohydrolase I FolE, with product MSSLTEEAIKVRAALEMHGLETPMQQSGLDKNTRKAQIQHHMTEVMRLLELDLGDDSLCETPRRIAKMYMDEIFSGLDYANFPKITTIENKMHVDEMVTVRDIHLTSTCEHHFVTIDGVAHVAYIPKDKVIGLSKLNRIVLFFAQRPQVQERLTQQILVALQTLLETDDVAVSLDAVHYCVKARGIRDSSSSTLTMGLGGVFKTEASRRQEFLSSARR from the coding sequence ATGTCATCGCTAACTGAAGAGGCTATTAAGGTTCGGGCGGCCCTGGAAATGCATGGTTTGGAAACACCGATGCAGCAGAGTGGTCTGGATAAAAATACCCGTAAAGCGCAAATCCAGCATCATATGACGGAAGTTATGCGTCTGTTGGAATTAGATCTCGGTGATGACAGCCTGTGTGAGACTCCGCGTCGCATCGCCAAAATGTACATGGACGAGATCTTCTCCGGTTTGGATTACGCCAACTTTCCGAAGATCACCACCATTGAAAACAAAATGCACGTGGATGAAATGGTCACGGTGCGTGATATCCACCTGACCAGCACCTGTGAACACCATTTCGTGACTATCGATGGTGTGGCGCACGTGGCTTATATCCCGAAAGATAAGGTGATTGGTCTATCTAAGCTCAACCGCATTGTGCTGTTTTTTGCCCAGCGTCCGCAGGTGCAAGAGCGTTTGACGCAGCAAATTTTGGTTGCGCTGCAAACGTTGCTCGAAACGGATGATGTGGCGGTTTCTTTAGATGCCGTGCATTACTGCGTGAAAGCGCGTGGGATCCGCGATTCCAGCAGCTCAACGCTGACGATGGGGCTAGGTGGCGTATTCAAAACTGAAGCTAGCCGTCGTCAGGAATTTTTGAGTTCAGCGCGTCGCTAA
- the yeiB gene encoding DUF418 domain-containing protein YeiB, with product MQERLAVLDGARGVAVLGILILNVISFGLPQAAYLNPAFAGLPSVSDIWAWGLQNVLAEQKFLTIFALLFGAGLQLQLRRGKGNEEMKSRLSWLLIFGALHAIFLWDGDILLPYGLVGLMCWRMIRDAQSPRSMLRFGLVLYCLGLLLLLILGWLSINAAPSSFWQPDWQTLDTEISTKLAGGVVAMKYRFHQMISMLLVVILQYGWQLAGMMVAGAGLVRSGWLQGSRLPHQYRRKALILIPLGILIQLPGVWLNISGGWSFHWSAYFGQIPREIAAPIQAMGYLALWYAIFPSIQHTRFARAMVSVGRMALSNYILQTLLCYMIFYGFGWFNQLNRVHLLMLVPVIWLVNIAFSVLWLRHFRQGPLEWVWRKLVYWSTHHHRQHESW from the coding sequence ATGCAAGAACGTTTGGCTGTGCTGGATGGTGCCCGTGGCGTGGCGGTACTGGGAATATTGATCCTCAATGTGATCAGCTTTGGCTTACCTCAGGCCGCTTACTTGAACCCCGCATTTGCCGGCCTGCCTTCGGTTTCTGATATTTGGGCCTGGGGCCTGCAGAATGTCCTTGCGGAGCAGAAATTCCTGACCATTTTCGCATTGTTATTTGGTGCTGGCTTACAGCTGCAATTGCGTCGTGGCAAAGGCAATGAAGAGATGAAATCGCGGCTGTCTTGGCTGCTGATTTTTGGCGCGCTGCATGCGATATTTTTGTGGGATGGGGATATTTTACTCCCGTACGGTCTGGTTGGTTTGATGTGCTGGCGGATGATCCGCGATGCACAAAGCCCACGCAGTATGCTGCGTTTTGGTTTGGTGCTGTACTGCCTAGGTTTGCTACTTCTGCTGATACTGGGCTGGTTGAGTATTAATGCCGCGCCATCGTCTTTCTGGCAACCAGATTGGCAAACACTCGACACTGAGATCAGTACCAAACTGGCTGGTGGTGTGGTTGCCATGAAGTATCGTTTCCATCAGATGATTTCTATGCTGCTGGTGGTGATTTTGCAATACGGTTGGCAGCTCGCGGGCATGATGGTCGCAGGTGCTGGCTTGGTGCGCAGCGGGTGGCTGCAAGGTAGTCGGCTACCTCACCAGTATCGACGCAAAGCGCTGATTTTGATCCCGCTCGGCATTTTGATCCAATTACCGGGGGTATGGCTGAATATCAGCGGTGGGTGGAGCTTCCATTGGAGCGCGTATTTCGGTCAAATCCCACGTGAAATTGCTGCGCCGATTCAGGCAATGGGCTATTTGGCACTGTGGTATGCGATTTTCCCTTCCATTCAACATACGCGCTTTGCGCGCGCGATGGTGTCAGTCGGGCGCATGGCGCTCAGTAACTACATACTGCAGACGCTGCTGTGCTACATGATTTTCTACGGTTTTGGCTGGTTCAATCAATTGAACCGCGTGCACCTGTTGATGTTGGTTCCAGTGATTTGGCTGGTGAATATTGCGTTTTCAGTGCTGTGGCTACGTCATTTCCGCCAAGGGCCACTGGAGTGGGTGTGGCGCAAATTGGTGTATTGGAGTACCCATCATCACCGTCAGCATGAATCATGGTAA
- a CDS encoding vancomycin high temperature exclusion protein, whose translation MWRKSLRYVVFLTLCAAFALVLLDRGISWWFADSIYENPQDLPETPIGLVLGTSKYVSTGVLNNFYTHRIEGAAALYHLGKVKRLLVSGDNALISYNEPRNMRRDLIKAGVPPQAIVLDFAGFRTLDSVVRAKKVFDAEKFIIITQRFHCERALLIAHHYDINAVCYAVPMPDDYIKTRVREVFARLAAVSDLYLLRSQPRFLGPKEPIPEGDVVIPPPKETAPATETAPTTETTPAAALPSDNSHNVGNNIDHSADGKPSTEPVPVALPVPAQSQSQAVAPSALSSVKPVTPTPEQGKEAQTKPEVEAQSETNKDNPTEKEIH comes from the coding sequence ATGTGGCGTAAAAGCTTAAGATATGTCGTATTTCTCACGCTCTGTGCCGCGTTTGCTCTTGTGTTGCTCGATCGGGGGATCAGCTGGTGGTTCGCCGATTCTATCTATGAAAACCCGCAAGATTTACCGGAAACACCGATCGGTTTAGTGCTCGGCACCTCCAAATACGTCAGTACCGGAGTTCTAAATAACTTCTATACTCACCGCATTGAAGGCGCTGCCGCGCTGTACCACCTCGGTAAAGTCAAACGTCTGCTGGTCAGTGGCGATAATGCACTAATCAGCTACAACGAGCCGCGCAATATGCGTCGCGATTTGATTAAAGCCGGCGTACCGCCACAAGCAATCGTGCTGGATTTCGCCGGTTTTCGTACTCTTGACTCCGTCGTGCGAGCCAAGAAAGTTTTCGATGCTGAAAAGTTCATCATCATCACCCAGCGCTTTCATTGTGAGCGTGCCCTGCTCATTGCCCATCACTACGATATCAATGCGGTGTGCTACGCGGTGCCTATGCCGGATGACTACATCAAAACGCGCGTGCGTGAAGTGTTTGCACGTCTGGCGGCGGTATCGGATCTCTATCTGCTACGCAGCCAACCGCGCTTCCTTGGCCCGAAAGAACCGATCCCTGAAGGGGATGTGGTCATTCCGCCACCGAAAGAAACTGCGCCTGCGACAGAAACCGCTCCAACTACAGAAACAACACCAGCCGCGGCACTACCGTCGGATAACAGCCACAACGTCGGCAACAATATCGATCACAGTGCTGACGGCAAGCCAAGCACCGAGCCCGTGCCGGTTGCCTTGCCCGTGCCTGCGCAATCACAGTCGCAAGCTGTGGCGCCTAGCGCCTTATCCAGTGTAAAACCCGTTACACCAACACCTGAGCAGGGAAAAGAGGCACAGACTAAACCAGAAGTAGAAGCCCAATCAGAAACAAATAAAGACAATCCAACAGAGAAAGAAATTCACTGA
- a CDS encoding NAD-dependent malic enzyme: MTTEINQDSKRPLYIPYAGPALLETPLLNKGSAFTEDERQFFNLEGLLPEAIETIEEQANRAYEQFTSFHSDINRHIFLRNIQDTNETLFYRLVNDHLEEMMPVIYTPTVGQACEQFSNIYRRNRGLFISYPNRDRIDDMLQNATKQNVKVIVVTDGERILGLGDQGIGGMGIPIGKLSLYTSCGGISPAYTLPVVLDVGTNNPQRLNDPMYMGWRHPRITGEEYDAFVDEFIQAVKRRWPNVLLQFEDFAQKNAMPLLNRYRDELCCFNDDIQGTAAVTLGCLIAASRAAGSQLRDQRVAFLGAGSAGCGIAEQIVAQMKAEGLSDEEARAQVFMVDRFGLLTDQMPNLLDFQSKLVQKHDKLQNWDLSSDMISLMDVVRNGKPTILIGVSGQPGLFTEEIIREMHAHCPRPIVMPLSNPTSRVEARPEDVIRWTDGAALVASGSPFAPVLHNGETYPIAQCNNSYIFPGIGLGVLASGARRVTDAMLMTASRALADCSPLASQGEGSLLPCLSEIQRVSKYIALQVAKTAQFEGVAVQTSDEALEQNIEQNFWQAVYRQYKRTSF, encoded by the coding sequence ATGACTACTGAAATCAATCAGGACAGCAAGCGTCCTTTGTACATCCCTTATGCCGGTCCAGCACTGTTGGAAACGCCTCTGCTCAACAAGGGCAGCGCTTTCACGGAAGATGAGCGTCAGTTTTTCAACTTGGAAGGTTTGCTGCCGGAAGCTATCGAAACGATCGAAGAACAAGCCAATCGCGCCTACGAACAATTCACCAGTTTCCATAGCGACATCAACCGCCACATCTTCCTGCGTAATATTCAGGACACCAACGAAACCCTGTTCTACCGTCTGGTCAATGATCACCTCGAAGAGATGATGCCGGTTATCTACACCCCGACTGTAGGTCAGGCGTGTGAGCAATTCTCTAATATCTATCGCCGTAACCGTGGTCTGTTCATCTCCTACCCGAACCGCGATCGTATTGATGACATGCTGCAAAACGCCACCAAGCAAAACGTAAAAGTGATCGTGGTGACAGACGGTGAGCGTATTTTGGGCCTCGGTGACCAAGGTATCGGTGGTATGGGGATCCCAATCGGTAAGCTGTCTCTGTACACCTCTTGTGGTGGCATCAGCCCAGCGTACACCCTGCCAGTCGTGCTGGATGTAGGTACCAATAACCCACAGCGTTTGAACGACCCAATGTACATGGGCTGGCGTCACCCGCGCATCACCGGTGAAGAGTACGATGCGTTTGTAGACGAATTCATCCAAGCCGTGAAGCGCCGCTGGCCAAACGTCCTGCTGCAGTTCGAAGACTTCGCGCAGAAAAACGCCATGCCACTGCTGAACCGCTATCGCGATGAGCTGTGCTGCTTTAACGATGATATCCAAGGTACTGCCGCGGTCACATTGGGCTGCCTGATTGCCGCCAGCCGCGCTGCCGGTAGCCAGCTGCGTGATCAACGCGTTGCCTTCTTGGGCGCAGGCTCTGCCGGTTGCGGTATTGCTGAGCAAATCGTTGCCCAGATGAAAGCGGAAGGTCTGAGTGATGAAGAAGCCCGTGCACAGGTGTTCATGGTTGATCGTTTTGGTCTGCTGACGGATCAGATGCCAAACCTGCTGGATTTCCAAAGCAAGCTGGTACAAAAGCATGACAAACTGCAAAACTGGGATCTGTCTTCTGACATGATCTCCTTGATGGACGTTGTGCGTAACGGCAAGCCAACCATCCTGATCGGGGTATCTGGCCAGCCGGGTCTGTTTACCGAAGAGATCATCCGTGAGATGCACGCGCACTGCCCGCGTCCAATCGTGATGCCGCTGTCAAACCCAACATCACGCGTGGAAGCGCGTCCTGAAGATGTGATCCGTTGGACCGATGGTGCCGCGCTGGTTGCCAGTGGTAGCCCATTTGCCCCAGTCCTGCACAACGGTGAAACTTACCCGATTGCCCAGTGCAACAACTCCTATATCTTCCCTGGTATCGGTTTGGGTGTCTTGGCTTCTGGCGCGCGTCGCGTGACTGATGCCATGCTGATGACAGCAAGCCGTGCATTGGCTGACTGCTCGCCACTGGCCAGCCAAGGTGAAGGTTCTCTGCTGCCATGTCTGTCTGAGATCCAACGCGTCAGCAAGTACATCGCGCTGCAAGTGGCGAAGACCGCGCAGTTCGAAGGTGTTGCCGTACAAACCTCTGACGAGGCGCTGGAGCAAAACATCGAGCAAAACTTCTGGCAAGCGGTTTACCGTCAGTATAAACGTACCTCATTCTGA
- the csgC gene encoding curli assembly chaperone CsgC, which translates to MLALLLAGAVQSQIWFTRQQHDQTTDIVTHARSAQTCECSYSVSVNKTGPSGTSRTTQQQDVTLTAGQDQALSTLRFTLSPQDKVHISVKLYQGDTLLSEAQTQIPDTASKQH; encoded by the coding sequence ATGCTTGCCTTATTACTCGCTGGCGCCGTGCAAAGTCAAATCTGGTTTACCCGCCAGCAGCACGACCAAACGACAGATATCGTTACCCACGCACGCAGCGCACAAACCTGTGAATGCAGCTACAGTGTGAGCGTCAACAAAACCGGCCCATCGGGCACCAGCAGAACCACGCAGCAGCAGGACGTAACATTAACCGCCGGACAAGATCAGGCGCTATCCACCCTGCGCTTTACCCTTTCACCACAAGATAAGGTACATATCTCGGTTAAGCTTTATCAGGGCGATACTCTACTTTCCGAGGCACAAACACAGATCCCAGACACGGCTAGTAAGCAACATTAA
- the csgB gene encoding hypothetical protein (CsgB; functions as a nucleator in the assembly of curli (coiled surface structures) on the cell surface), whose product MQRKTGYLAISILLALSSQAYAAEDMAPDEITLNQAHVKQIGNWNNTEIAQDGAFNKATVKQRGNVNDYYLTQHGTNNTAFAEQIGNNNSASVAQYGSGNEAYVSQYGSSNDAAINQYGYNNYASITQYGSGNQANINQYGTGLSAAVVQHGVGLPITVNQSN is encoded by the coding sequence ATGCAGCGAAAAACCGGTTATCTGGCTATATCTATTTTGCTGGCATTAAGTTCTCAAGCTTATGCAGCAGAAGATATGGCTCCAGATGAAATAACGTTAAACCAAGCACATGTAAAACAAATTGGTAACTGGAATAATACCGAAATAGCACAGGACGGTGCATTTAACAAAGCCACTGTAAAACAACGCGGCAATGTTAACGATTATTATCTGACTCAGCATGGCACCAACAATACCGCCTTTGCTGAACAAATCGGAAATAATAATTCGGCTTCTGTTGCGCAGTATGGTTCAGGTAACGAAGCATACGTTAGCCAATATGGTTCATCTAACGATGCAGCCATTAACCAATACGGATATAACAATTACGCATCGATTACTCAATATGGTTCGGGTAATCAAGCCAATATCAATCAATATGGCACGGGCCTTAGCGCTGCAGTCGTGCAACACGGTGTAGGGTTACCAATTACAGTCAATCAAAGTAATTGA
- a CDS encoding CsgG/HfaB family protein: protein MRAMILIIAVLLGGCSITEVPKEAAKPTLLPRASTYKDLVALPKPNGKIIVSVYSVQDETGQFKPLPASNFSTAVPQSGNAMLTSALKDSGWFVPLEREGLQNLLNERKIIRAAQENGTVAANNQNPLPSLLSANVLIEGAIIGYDSDIKTGGAGARYFGIGADGKYRVDQVAVNLRAVDVRTGEVLLSVNTSKTILSSEFSAGVFRFIEYQRLLELEAGFTTNEPVMMCMMSALEAGVAHLIVEGIRQNLWSLQNPSDINNAIIQRYMKEDVPLAI from the coding sequence ATGCGAGCAATGATTCTGATCATTGCCGTTTTACTTGGGGGTTGTTCAATTACAGAAGTACCTAAGGAAGCGGCCAAACCGACATTACTGCCACGTGCCAGCACCTACAAAGACTTGGTGGCACTACCCAAACCGAACGGAAAAATTATCGTTTCAGTTTATAGCGTACAGGATGAAACCGGTCAGTTTAAACCTCTGCCGGCCAGTAACTTCTCAACCGCTGTACCGCAAAGCGGCAACGCTATGCTGACATCGGCGTTAAAAGACTCCGGCTGGTTCGTGCCACTGGAGCGGGAAGGTTTACAGAACCTGCTGAACGAGCGAAAAATTATCCGTGCCGCCCAGGAAAACGGTACTGTGGCAGCCAATAACCAAAACCCGCTACCTTCGTTACTCTCAGCCAATGTGCTGATTGAAGGAGCCATTATCGGTTACGACTCAGATATCAAAACCGGGGGTGCCGGTGCCCGTTACTTCGGGATCGGTGCTGACGGCAAGTATCGGGTCGATCAGGTCGCCGTCAACTTACGCGCCGTTGACGTCCGAACTGGGGAAGTCTTGCTGTCCGTCAATACCAGCAAGACTATCCTCTCTAGCGAGTTCTCCGCAGGCGTATTTCGATTTATCGAATACCAGCGCCTACTGGAGCTGGAGGCCGGCTTTACCACAAACGAGCCTGTCATGATGTGTATGATGTCGGCGCTTGAAGCCGGTGTTGCCCATCTGATTGTGGAAGGTATTAGGCAAAATCTGTGGTCTTTACAAAATCCGTCTGACATAAATAACGCTATAATTCAACGTTATATGAAAGAGGATGTACCTCTGGCTATTTAA
- a CDS encoding curli assembly protein CsgF yields MKHKALLAAPVLLFSALAHSSPLIYQPVNPNFGGNPLNGSYLMSNAQAQNSYKDPALDDALAGTSPLDNLTELLQSNLISDLLSNPTPGQSISTNDYSVKVQGGASSGQLFVVITDKKTGQTSTIEVNGRLSN; encoded by the coding sequence ATGAAACACAAAGCCCTCCTTGCTGCCCCGGTGCTACTGTTCAGTGCTCTTGCACACAGCAGCCCGCTAATCTACCAGCCGGTCAATCCGAACTTCGGCGGCAACCCGCTTAACGGCTCATATCTGATGTCGAACGCACAAGCGCAAAACAGCTATAAAGACCCGGCACTCGATGATGCTCTTGCCGGTACATCACCATTAGATAACCTGACTGAATTGCTGCAATCCAACCTGATCAGTGATTTGCTCAGCAACCCTACGCCCGGACAATCTATTTCCACCAATGATTATTCCGTCAAAGTGCAAGGCGGCGCTAGTTCAGGCCAACTCTTTGTGGTGATCACGGATAAGAAAACCGGGCAAACATCCACCATTGAAGTCAATGGACGGCTCTCTAACTGA
- the csgE gene encoding curli production assembly/transport protein CsgE, with translation MNFIYGKTLATAGLLFLLSAFPAPQASAVEVEIPGLITNRTITPIGHDFYRLFSDKWQASQKINLSIQEKPSARWGSIITIKNEQNILFRTVLFPSRRNLEQVVDQAITVTSDNMAKILIDKALLKTSELAADEF, from the coding sequence ATGAATTTTATTTACGGAAAAACTCTCGCTACGGCAGGACTGTTGTTCCTGCTGTCTGCATTTCCTGCCCCGCAGGCCTCTGCCGTTGAAGTTGAAATTCCTGGCCTTATAACCAACCGAACCATTACCCCTATCGGTCACGATTTTTATCGTCTATTCAGTGACAAATGGCAAGCCAGCCAAAAGATCAACTTATCCATTCAAGAAAAACCGAGTGCTCGTTGGGGAAGTATAATTACCATAAAGAATGAGCAAAATATTTTATTCAGGACTGTGTTATTTCCAAGCCGGAGAAATCTGGAACAGGTTGTCGATCAGGCGATTACTGTCACCTCAGACAATATGGCCAAGATATTGATCGATAAGGCACTTCTCAAAACCAGCGAACTTGCCGCTGATGAGTTTTAA